In Deinococcus sp. QL22, the following are encoded in one genomic region:
- the sdhA gene encoding succinate dehydrogenase flavoprotein subunit yields MHHRYDVLVVGAGGAGLMAALYAAKGNVSVACISKLYPTRSHTGAAQGGVGAALGNVQEDHWEWHMFDTIKGGDYLTDQDAAEIFSKDVIEAVYELEHMGLPFSRTEEGKIAQRKFGGHTREFGKAAVERSCYAKDRTGHMILQTLYQQNVKAGTTFYNEFHVTDLIIEDGRCRGVVAYDLSTGEIHTYHAKAVILAAGGYGRIFKITSNALTLTGDLMSIYYRKGLPLEDMEFYQFHPTGLSKLGILVTEGIRGEGGILRNSTGERFMERYAPTIKDLAPRDIVSRSIITEIREGRGVGRDADAINLDLTHLPRETIEQKLAEITDLARTYLGLDPIKDLVPIQPTAHYAMGGIPTDVNALCLSDGHGGSIEGLYAAGEQACVSLHGANRLGTNSLGDLIVFGRRAGIHAAQYARQVDYGTMPENPEAESNDMLNRMKDASGTDNAALIRKELQETMMNNVGIFRNGPDMEKQVGIVQELKARYKNVKVSDPSQRYNSELMEAMELGFMLDCAEAMTASALNRTESRGAHDREDYGERDDANWLKHTMAYKDLNNDNNVLIGYKDVSLKGYTRAFEPKPRVY; encoded by the coding sequence ATGCATCATCGTTATGACGTTCTGGTGGTGGGAGCAGGCGGCGCGGGGCTGATGGCCGCCCTCTACGCCGCCAAGGGCAATGTCAGCGTGGCCTGTATCTCCAAGCTGTATCCGACCCGTTCCCATACGGGCGCGGCGCAGGGCGGAGTGGGCGCGGCGCTGGGCAACGTGCAGGAAGACCACTGGGAATGGCACATGTTCGACACGATCAAGGGGGGCGACTACCTGACTGATCAGGACGCCGCCGAGATTTTCTCCAAAGACGTGATCGAAGCCGTGTACGAGCTGGAGCATATGGGCCTGCCCTTCTCGCGCACCGAGGAAGGCAAGATTGCCCAGCGCAAGTTCGGGGGTCACACCCGCGAGTTCGGGAAGGCCGCCGTGGAGCGCTCCTGCTACGCCAAAGACCGCACCGGACACATGATTCTCCAGACCCTGTACCAGCAGAACGTAAAAGCTGGAACTACTTTCTACAACGAGTTTCACGTCACCGACCTGATTATTGAAGACGGGCGCTGCCGGGGCGTCGTGGCCTACGACCTGTCTACGGGCGAGATTCACACCTACCACGCCAAAGCCGTGATTCTGGCGGCGGGCGGCTACGGGCGAATCTTCAAGATCACGTCCAACGCGCTGACCCTCACGGGCGACCTGATGAGCATCTACTACCGCAAGGGCCTGCCCCTGGAGGACATGGAGTTCTATCAGTTCCACCCCACGGGCCTCTCCAAGCTGGGCATTCTGGTCACGGAAGGCATTCGCGGCGAGGGCGGGATTCTGCGCAACAGCACCGGCGAACGCTTTATGGAACGCTACGCGCCGACCATCAAAGACCTTGCGCCCCGCGACATTGTGAGCCGCTCCATCATCACCGAAATCCGCGAAGGCCGGGGCGTGGGCCGCGACGCAGACGCCATCAACCTTGACCTGACGCACCTGCCGCGTGAAACCATCGAGCAGAAGTTGGCCGAAATTACGGACTTGGCCCGCACCTACCTCGGCCTCGACCCGATCAAGGACTTGGTGCCGATTCAGCCCACGGCGCACTACGCGATGGGCGGCATTCCCACCGATGTGAACGCCCTGTGCCTCAGCGACGGCCACGGCGGAAGCATCGAGGGCCTGTATGCGGCGGGCGAGCAGGCGTGCGTGTCCCTCCACGGCGCGAACCGCCTAGGCACCAACAGCCTCGGCGACCTGATCGTGTTCGGACGCCGCGCCGGGATTCACGCCGCGCAGTACGCCCGTCAGGTGGACTACGGAACGATGCCGGAAAACCCGGAAGCCGAAAGCAACGACATGCTGAACCGCATGAAAGATGCCAGCGGCACAGACAACGCCGCCCTGATTCGTAAAGAACTGCAAGAGACCATGATGAACAACGTGGGCATCTTCAGAAACGGCCCCGACATGGAAAAACAGGTCGGAATCGTGCAGGAACTGAAAGCCCGCTATAAGAACGTGAAGGTGTCAGACCCCAGCCAGCGCTACAACAGCGAACTGATGGAAGCCATGGAACTCGGCTTTATGCTGGACTGCGCCGAAGCCATGACCGCCAGCGCCCTGAACCGCACAGAATCGCGCGGCGCACATGACCGCGAAGATTACGGCGAACGTGACGACGCCAACTGGCTGAAGCACACGATGGCCTACAAAGACCTCAACAACGACAACAACGTGCTGATCGGTTATAAGGACGTGAGCCTGAAAGGGTATACGCGGGCCTTCGAGCCTAAGCCCAGAGTGTACTAA
- a CDS encoding succinate dehydrogenase iron-sulfur subunit, with amino-acid sequence MTHADTSPRTPNTAAAMMNLKIKVLRFDPEKDKKAHWVTYEVEATAADRVLDVINHVKWYMDPSLTFRRSCGHGICGSDAMLINGRNRLACKTLLRDVVKKSGDTITVEPIRGLKVEKDLLVDMEPFFDSYKAIMPYFINESPEPAAERIQSPELAERMAHSSNCILCACCTTSCPIFWVNGSYLGPASIVQAHRFIFDSRDEATQQRLNIMNQNTGVWRCRTAYNCTEACPRDIPITQLIEEVKRAVMYQQS; translated from the coding sequence ATGACCCACGCTGACACCAGTCCGCGCACCCCCAACACCGCTGCGGCGATGATGAACCTCAAGATCAAGGTGCTGCGGTTCGACCCTGAAAAAGACAAGAAGGCCCATTGGGTCACCTACGAAGTGGAGGCGACGGCTGCCGACCGCGTGCTGGACGTAATCAACCACGTCAAGTGGTACATGGATCCCAGCCTCACCTTCCGCCGCTCCTGCGGCCACGGTATCTGCGGCAGCGACGCCATGCTTATCAACGGGCGCAACCGCCTTGCCTGCAAAACTTTGCTGCGCGACGTGGTGAAAAAGAGTGGCGACACGATTACCGTGGAACCCATTCGCGGCCTGAAGGTCGAAAAAGACCTGCTGGTGGACATGGAGCCGTTTTTCGACTCCTACAAGGCGATCATGCCTTACTTCATCAACGAGTCGCCCGAACCCGCCGCCGAGCGCATTCAGTCGCCGGAACTGGCCGAGCGTATGGCCCATTCCAGCAACTGCATCCTGTGTGCGTGCTGCACCACCTCTTGCCCCATTTTCTGGGTTAACGGGTCTTACCTTGGGCCCGCCAGCATCGTGCAGGCGCACCGTTTTATCTTCGACAGCCGCGACGAGGCCACCCAGCAACGCCTGAACATCATGAACCAGAACACGGGCGTCTGGCGCTGCCGCACGGCCTACAACTGCACCGAAGCGTGCCCCCGCGACATCCCGATTACGCAACTGATCGAGGAAGTCAAGCGGGCCGTGATGTACCAGCAGTCGTAA
- a CDS encoding lipoprotein translates to MKRPLMLLGLAAALASCAPAFVSPPTGRIVNTSSGQEGTVSFVGGSLQPRSGAARLDNNVTIQIGEQTYVGRSVIIDSASPAPSPFDLGLQFNFGNAWNSTGNRDPYYGVGGTARTPAPRLVSRTGNLIARTDSNAPRTLTCTLTVDAQEHGYGECTDNGGVRYALQF, encoded by the coding sequence ATGAAACGCCCTCTGATGCTGCTGGGTCTGGCTGCCGCTCTCGCCTCCTGTGCGCCCGCATTCGTCAGCCCTCCCACCGGGCGCATCGTGAATACCAGCAGCGGACAAGAGGGCACCGTGAGTTTTGTGGGTGGCTCGTTGCAACCCCGCAGTGGTGCGGCGCGGCTGGACAACAATGTGACCATTCAAATTGGTGAGCAAACCTATGTGGGCCGTTCCGTCATCATCGATTCGGCCAGCCCTGCGCCCTCGCCCTTCGATCTGGGCTTGCAGTTCAATTTTGGCAATGCCTGGAACAGTACGGGTAACCGTGATCCCTACTACGGCGTGGGTGGCACGGCCCGAACGCCCGCGCCGCGCCTCGTTTCGCGCACTGGCAACCTGATTGCCCGCACCGACAGCAACGCGCCCCGTACCCTGACCTGCACCCTGACCGTAGACGCGCAGGAGCACGGCTACGGTGAATGCACCGATAACGGCGGCGTGCGCTACGCCCTGCAATTCTGA
- a CDS encoding glycerol-3-phosphate acyltransferase yields the protein MLFLSALLLVVAFLVGSLPLGDWLLRRAGVDSRINNAHNLGIENMLRRVGPGLAVATAALDSGKGFLAVLMASSLASPEVMVLAALAAYLGHLNPPRALYGSTLPRGRGNLVLLGVLAGLSATGAVPLWGAALPVLVYAAVAGFWGYISAATIAGLAAFAGAVTLLPLGVPAKLAGLGLLVAATWRFKENLGRMLDGTEPRVGEEVPMAGKRADVVVAAFMIHPMTLKDFWSVGRFSWLKPMVERGLVSEASVRHLADHVRPMKVGELHGIRTAEGKEIRCYLLSSPLLPDRFRDAPELATRRAIEGARLARELGAEVFGLGAFWSVVGNKGIDVQAAVPDITITNGGAYTSGTIKAAIPGILEHFAGSGRDLKAATAAVVGANGVVAFGIARTIAPQVAKVIMLGRDLEKLERSALTLRRANKDTEIITTTSYDTLREADLMFTATSDPNPVIFPQHVKPGTWIFDEGRPADVDVSVEAIPGVRVIPGGVVRPPGSMTSNIDLQFGEGAVPACLAETLIIAATGEHHRKSLGAQTLTENINFFVAEAEVLGFTVVD from the coding sequence ATGCTGTTTCTTTCCGCGCTCCTGCTTGTCGTCGCTTTTCTGGTGGGCAGTTTGCCACTCGGAGACTGGCTGCTGCGGCGTGCAGGGGTGGATTCGCGGATCAACAATGCCCACAACCTGGGCATAGAAAACATGTTGCGGCGCGTGGGGCCGGGGCTGGCAGTGGCAACCGCCGCGCTCGATTCGGGCAAGGGCTTTCTGGCCGTGCTGATGGCCTCCAGCCTCGCCTCTCCCGAAGTGATGGTGCTGGCGGCCTTGGCGGCCTATCTGGGCCACCTGAACCCGCCGCGTGCGCTGTATGGCTCTACTCTGCCGCGTGGCCGGGGCAACTTGGTGTTGCTGGGTGTACTGGCGGGCTTGTCGGCCACCGGAGCCGTGCCGCTGTGGGGGGCGGCCCTGCCCGTGCTGGTGTACGCGGCGGTGGCCGGATTCTGGGGCTACATCAGCGCAGCGACCATTGCGGGCTTGGCGGCGTTTGCTGGGGCAGTGACGCTCTTGCCGCTGGGCGTTCCGGCAAAACTGGCAGGGCTGGGGCTGCTGGTGGCCGCCACCTGGCGCTTCAAAGAAAACCTGGGCCGCATGCTGGACGGCACCGAACCGCGTGTGGGCGAGGAAGTCCCGATGGCCGGAAAACGGGCCGACGTGGTGGTGGCCGCCTTCATGATTCACCCTATGACCCTCAAAGACTTCTGGTCGGTGGGGCGTTTTTCCTGGCTGAAACCTATGGTCGAGCGCGGTCTGGTCAGTGAAGCCAGCGTGCGCCATCTGGCCGACCATGTGCGGCCCATGAAAGTAGGCGAACTGCACGGCATCCGCACGGCAGAAGGCAAGGAAATTCGCTGCTACCTCCTGAGCAGCCCTCTCCTCCCTGACCGGTTCCGGGACGCGCCCGAACTCGCCACCCGCCGCGCCATAGAGGGCGCAAGGCTGGCCCGCGAATTGGGGGCCGAGGTGTTCGGGCTGGGAGCCTTCTGGAGCGTGGTGGGCAATAAGGGCATAGACGTGCAGGCCGCCGTGCCTGACATCACCATTACCAATGGCGGCGCGTATACCAGCGGCACCATCAAGGCCGCCATTCCGGGCATTCTGGAACACTTTGCCGGTTCGGGGCGCGACCTGAAAGCCGCCACTGCCGCTGTCGTCGGTGCAAACGGCGTGGTGGCCTTTGGCATTGCCCGCACTATCGCCCCGCAGGTCGCCAAAGTGATCATGCTGGGCCGCGACCTGGAAAAACTGGAACGCAGCGCCCTGACCCTGCGCCGCGCCAACAAAGACACCGAAATCATCACGACCACCAGCTACGACACCCTGCGCGAAGCCGACCTGATGTTCACGGCCACCAGCGACCCCAACCCGGTGATTTTCCCGCAGCACGTGAAGCCGGGAACCTGGATTTTTGATGAAGGACGGCCCGCCGACGTGGACGTGAGCGTAGAAGCCATTCCCGGCGTGCGCGTGATTCCCGGCGGTGTGGTGCGGCCCCCCGGCTCCATGACCAGCAACATCGACCTGCAATTTGGCGAGGGCGCGGTGCCTGCCTGCCTCGCCGAAACGCTGATCATCGCGGCCACCGGCGAGCATCACCGCAAGAGTCTGGGCGCACAAACACTGACTGAGAACATCAATTTCTTCGTCGCAGAGGCGGAAGTGTTGGGCTTCACCGTCGTGGACTAG
- a CDS encoding glycerophosphodiester phosphodiesterase: MQRLSSGPASRKRAIRARRGWRGLILLVGVLLALFVASALRSSLTRTANPYRVAPAWNIAHQGGELLWPSNTLLAFREAAALGVQMLDTDMHATADGVLVLSHDDTVDRLTSGKGRIRDLTLAQVRALDAGARFSRDGGKTFPYRGRGLTIPTLEEGLAAHPNLPWIIEIKQDTPSLAAPFCAVLRQRQMTERVIVASFSDRALQDFRAACPEVTTSMTERELRPLVILSKVGWGRAGLAGLAPAVGRAAQVPVRAGGIEVVTASFVAQMHARGIAVQVWTINDEAEMRRLLRLGVDGINTDRPDLLKRVLAEEKP; the protein is encoded by the coding sequence ATGCAACGACTTTCAAGTGGGCCAGCCAGCCGCAAGCGGGCAATTCGGGCGCGGCGGGGCTGGAGAGGGCTGATTCTTCTGGTCGGCGTGCTGCTGGCGTTGTTTGTGGCTTCGGCGTTACGCTCCAGCCTGACCCGCACCGCCAATCCTTACCGGGTGGCTCCGGCTTGGAATATTGCCCACCAGGGCGGCGAGTTGCTGTGGCCCAGCAATACGCTGCTGGCCTTCCGGGAAGCGGCGGCGCTGGGCGTGCAGATGCTCGACACCGATATGCACGCCACCGCCGACGGCGTGCTGGTCTTGTCTCACGACGATACCGTAGACCGCCTCACGAGCGGCAAGGGCCGCATTCGTGACCTGACACTCGCGCAGGTGCGGGCACTGGACGCAGGCGCACGCTTTAGCCGCGATGGGGGCAAGACTTTCCCCTACCGGGGGAGGGGGCTGACCATTCCCACGCTGGAAGAAGGGCTGGCAGCCCACCCGAATTTGCCGTGGATCATCGAAATTAAGCAGGACACGCCCAGCCTCGCCGCTCCCTTTTGCGCGGTTCTGCGGCAACGTCAGATGACAGAGCGCGTAATCGTCGCCAGTTTCAGTGACCGTGCCCTGCAAGATTTCCGCGCCGCCTGCCCTGAAGTGACCACCTCTATGACCGAGCGGGAACTTCGCCCACTGGTGATTCTGAGCAAAGTGGGCTGGGGCCGCGCCGGGCTGGCGGGCCTTGCCCCAGCAGTGGGCCGGGCGGCGCAAGTTCCGGTGCGGGCAGGCGGTATAGAAGTGGTCACGGCCAGTTTTGTGGCCCAGATGCACGCACGCGGCATTGCGGTGCAGGTCTGGACAATCAACGACGAGGCCGAGATGCGCCGTCTGCTGAGGCTGGGCGTAGACGGCATCAACACCGACAGGCCCGATCTGCTCAAGCGCGTGCTGGCCGAGGAGAAACCATGA
- a CDS encoding phospholipase D-like domain-containing protein, which produces MRASIPSLLFRCKRSGRLTLMALALLGQARATELPLFLGAPLPAVTSNMAHVACLPPTDPLELAVWRVTTAGGRPDLSCGNAFVEYQRLPRSSSAPVDAFDQIAAQIREAKSEVLLASMEWHAGEGRPGWTVALAVRDLYARVQANPAAYPQGMSVRLMLGNFPDLQRADWATLPLALVRDLRTLGVPLQDAGVGWSLSVLNYRYFPHSHVKLHVIDGRDLTVAGFNFTDTHLPLNERNGGLHDLHDLGLRMTGPVAQDGVAAFDDLWRHSRQVRCPGDVRPEQVGAACTLGDPDRITHPAAATEAVTTGTARAFMLHRRPGVDQADRAHLSLLGAATTQIDLMQATFSPLLTCWYAYLNPDECTYDTLPVYLRAVVDAIGRGVRVRVLMVDYGIDTAANRSGAALVRLMARQLGKEELFEARYTTFAMHTKALAVDGRMVLAGSMNFHFSAWGSLGLAEAALATSDLAAVQQQKASFEDVWANGSRPVPREWWMRNVASGSAATPADLPVSRLSHP; this is translated from the coding sequence ATGCGTGCCTCTATCCCCAGCTTGTTGTTTCGGTGCAAACGATCTGGGCGGCTGACGCTGATGGCCCTCGCCCTGCTCGGTCAGGCCCGCGCCACCGAATTGCCCCTGTTTTTGGGTGCGCCTCTGCCCGCTGTGACGTCCAATATGGCCCATGTGGCCTGCCTGCCCCCCACCGACCCACTGGAATTGGCCGTGTGGCGCGTCACCACTGCGGGGGGCCGCCCCGATTTATCTTGCGGCAATGCTTTTGTGGAGTACCAGCGATTGCCGCGCAGTTCCAGTGCGCCGGTAGACGCCTTTGATCAGATCGCGGCGCAGATTCGGGAGGCAAAAAGCGAGGTGTTGCTGGCGAGCATGGAATGGCACGCGGGCGAAGGCCGCCCCGGCTGGACGGTGGCGCTGGCGGTGCGCGACCTGTATGCGCGGGTGCAGGCCAACCCCGCCGCCTATCCACAGGGCATGAGCGTGCGCCTGATGCTGGGCAATTTTCCCGATTTACAGAGGGCAGACTGGGCGACCTTACCGCTGGCCCTTGTTCGTGACCTCAGAACGCTGGGCGTGCCGCTACAAGACGCGGGAGTGGGCTGGAGCCTGAGCGTGCTGAACTACCGCTATTTCCCGCACAGTCACGTCAAATTGCACGTTATCGATGGCCGAGATTTGACGGTGGCAGGCTTTAACTTCACTGATACACACCTCCCTCTGAACGAGCGCAACGGCGGCCTGCACGATCTGCACGACCTGGGCCTGCGAATGACCGGGCCAGTGGCGCAGGACGGCGTGGCGGCCTTTGACGACCTGTGGCGGCACTCGCGGCAGGTGCGCTGCCCGGGGGACGTGCGCCCTGAGCAGGTAGGCGCGGCGTGCACGTTGGGCGACCCCGACCGCATCACTCATCCCGCTGCCGCAACTGAGGCAGTGACCACAGGCACGGCGCGGGCGTTCATGCTGCATCGCCGCCCCGGAGTTGATCAGGCTGACCGCGCCCACCTGAGTCTGCTGGGGGCCGCCACGACCCAGATCGACCTGATGCAGGCGACCTTCAGCCCGCTGCTGACGTGCTGGTACGCCTACCTGAATCCCGACGAGTGCACTTACGACACGCTGCCCGTGTACCTTCGGGCCGTGGTAGACGCGATTGGGCGCGGTGTGCGGGTACGGGTGCTGATGGTGGATTACGGCATAGACACCGCCGCCAACCGCAGCGGGGCAGCGTTGGTGCGCCTGATGGCCCGGCAACTGGGCAAAGAAGAGCTGTTCGAGGCCCGCTACACCACCTTTGCCATGCACACCAAAGCCCTGGCGGTGGATGGCCGGATGGTTCTGGCGGGCAGCATGAACTTCCATTTCAGCGCGTGGGGCAGCCTGGGCCTGGCAGAAGCGGCGCTGGCGACCTCTGACCTGGCAGCAGTGCAGCAGCAGAAAGCCAGCTTTGAAGACGTGTGGGCCAACGGCAGCCGCCCCGTGCCGCGTGAATGGTGGATGCGGAATGTGGCGTCGGGCAGCGCGGCGACCCCCGCTGATCTGCCCGTTTCCCGTTTATCCCACCCTTAG
- the ispH gene encoding 4-hydroxy-3-methylbut-2-enyl diphosphate reductase: MAIGAVERAAREEAKPVTVYHSIVHNHTVVERLERQGGVHFVESLDNIDALPAGSETVVFSAHGISPLVRERARQLGLATIDATCPLVTKVHTEAKKYAREGYTILLIGDSARHQEVIGTSGEAPNNTVLVGVLGKTGEGLHDPHTVEVPDSERLVVLTQTTLSVDDTRRTVDILKARFPALVIPPSEDLCYATKNRQDAVKNIAPNVDAFLVLTSTHSSNGMRLLELAADTCGRAYRLETDTDVVNLDLTGVSSVGITSAASTPDDLVQSLVAYFRNLNPALEVIEEGEWENIEFREPKKILASQELPRTMR, from the coding sequence ATGGCAATTGGCGCAGTGGAGCGGGCCGCCCGCGAGGAAGCCAAACCTGTGACCGTCTACCATTCCATCGTGCATAACCACACGGTCGTGGAGCGGCTGGAGCGGCAGGGGGGCGTGCATTTCGTGGAAAGTCTGGACAACATAGACGCCCTGCCCGCCGGAAGCGAAACGGTGGTCTTCAGCGCCCACGGCATCAGTCCGCTGGTGCGCGAACGGGCGCGGCAACTGGGATTGGCGACCATCGACGCCACCTGCCCACTGGTGACCAAAGTGCATACCGAGGCCAAAAAGTATGCACGCGAGGGCTACACGATTTTGCTGATCGGGGACAGTGCCAGACATCAAGAAGTGATCGGCACAAGCGGTGAAGCCCCCAACAACACCGTTCTGGTGGGCGTGCTGGGCAAAACGGGCGAGGGCCTGCACGACCCGCACACCGTAGAAGTCCCCGACTCCGAACGCCTCGTGGTACTGACCCAGACCACCCTCAGCGTGGACGATACCCGCCGCACCGTGGATATTTTGAAGGCCCGTTTCCCTGCTTTGGTAATTCCGCCCAGCGAAGACCTGTGCTACGCCACCAAGAACCGTCAGGACGCCGTGAAAAACATCGCGCCCAACGTAGACGCCTTTTTGGTGCTGACCAGTACGCATTCCAGCAACGGGATGCGCCTGCTGGAACTGGCCGCCGATACCTGTGGCCGCGCCTACCGCCTGGAAACCGATACCGACGTGGTGAATCTGGATCTGACTGGGGTCAGTTCGGTGGGGATTACCAGTGCCGCCAGCACGCCCGACGATCTGGTGCAAAGCCTTGTAGCCTATTTTAGAAACCTCAACCCGGCCCTGGAAGTGATCGAGGAAGGCGAGTGGGAAAACATCGAATTCCGTGAGCCGAAGAAGATTCTGGCCTCGCAGGAGTTGCCCCGCACGATGCGCTGA
- a CDS encoding gamma carbonic anhydrase family protein, with protein MPLYALAESSPDVHSSAFIAPSADLIGRVTVAEGASVWFGAVLRGDLEAITVGAGSNIQDGAVLHSDPGFPCTLEAGVTVGHRAIVHGAWCGAGSLVGMGATMLNGSRLGTGAVLGAGALLPEGREVPAGMLAVGIPARVVGPVAAPANADRYRQNAGRYRAELRPVTPAAQAEAGA; from the coding sequence ATGCCGCTTTACGCACTTGCCGAATCCTCACCTGACGTCCATTCCAGCGCCTTTATCGCTCCCAGTGCCGACCTGATCGGGCGCGTGACTGTGGCAGAAGGAGCCAGCGTGTGGTTCGGTGCAGTGCTGCGCGGCGACCTGGAAGCCATCACTGTCGGCGCGGGCAGCAATATTCAAGACGGAGCCGTGCTGCACAGCGATCCCGGCTTTCCCTGCACGCTCGAAGCTGGCGTCACGGTAGGCCACCGGGCCATCGTGCATGGGGCGTGGTGCGGCGCGGGTAGCTTGGTGGGCATGGGAGCCACGATGCTGAATGGCAGCCGACTCGGAACAGGCGCAGTGTTGGGAGCCGGGGCACTGCTGCCAGAGGGCCGCGAGGTGCCCGCCGGAATGCTGGCCGTGGGCATTCCGGCGCGGGTCGTGGGGCCAGTGGCCGCGCCCGCCAATGCCGACAGGTACAGGCAAAACGCGGGGCGCTACAGGGCCGAGTTAAGGCCTGTCACGCCAGCGGCTCAGGCAGAGGCCGGAGCATGA
- a CDS encoding NUDIX hydrolase → MTAAHDETLTSPSIVPGAGGVVFSSLGRVLLVRYRGSGAWAFPKGHVEPGETLEQTAVREVQEETGVRASVVAPLQVTEYTNDRGEARQIHWFRMRVEADAAVLDGTLLEHTFAEGGFMQPEQALAQLSYPEDQQLLLAALAQSGG, encoded by the coding sequence ATGACGGCGGCGCACGACGAGACTCTGACCTCCCCTTCCATCGTTCCCGGCGCGGGCGGCGTAGTCTTCAGTTCCTTGGGACGCGTGCTGCTGGTGCGCTACCGGGGCAGCGGCGCGTGGGCTTTTCCCAAAGGGCACGTGGAACCAGGTGAAACGCTGGAACAAACTGCCGTGCGCGAAGTACAGGAAGAAACGGGCGTCCGCGCCAGCGTGGTTGCGCCGTTGCAGGTCACCGAGTACACCAACGACCGGGGCGAGGCCCGCCAGATTCATTGGTTCAGAATGAGGGTGGAGGCCGACGCTGCCGTTTTAGACGGCACTCTGTTAGAACATACCTTTGCTGAGGGCGGATTCATGCAGCCTGAACAGGCGCTTGCCCAGCTGTCGTATCCAGAAGATCAGCAACTCTTGCTTGCGGCGCTCGCCCAGTCGGGCGGGTAA
- a CDS encoding cold-shock protein — protein MAEGRVKWFNVEKGYGFIEHLGNPDVFVHYSAIQSGGFRKLNEGDAVEFEVEAAQGNKGPQAKNVVVTLAAPAPMDGGSDSRGEGQRS, from the coding sequence ATGGCAGAGGGCCGAGTCAAATGGTTTAACGTCGAGAAAGGCTACGGATTTATCGAGCATCTCGGCAATCCCGACGTGTTCGTCCATTACAGCGCCATTCAGAGTGGCGGGTTTCGCAAGCTGAACGAGGGCGACGCCGTCGAGTTTGAGGTCGAAGCCGCACAGGGCAACAAAGGCCCGCAAGCCAAAAACGTGGTTGTGACCCTGGCCGCGCCGGCACCGATGGACGGGGGAAGCGACAGCCGGGGCGAGGGCCAACGCTCCTAG